From a single Anomaloglossus baeobatrachus isolate aAnoBae1 chromosome 4, aAnoBae1.hap1, whole genome shotgun sequence genomic region:
- the LOC142300971 gene encoding histone H1.11R-like, protein MAETAPAAAPPPAGPAAKSKKAPKKSGAAKKSSKSSGPSASDLIMKAVSASKERSGVSLAALKKLLSAGGYDVEKNNSRLKLAIKALVNKGSLLQVKGSGASGSFKLNKKQETKDKAAKKKPAAAAKPKKPAAKKAAKSPKKPKKAPAAAKKSPKKAKKPAAAAKKAAKSPKKPKAAPKPKKVTKSPAKKAAKPKAAKSPAKKATKAKKPAAKK, encoded by the coding sequence ATGGCAGAGACCGCACCGGCCGCCGCTCCTCCCCCCGCCGGACCGGCCGCCAAATCTAAGAAGGCGCCGAAGAAATCCGGGGCCGCCAAGAAAAGCAGCAAATCCTCCGGTCCCAGCGCCTCCGACCTGATCATGAAAGCCGTGTCCGCCTCCAAGGAGCGCAGTGGGGTGTCTCTGGCCGCCCTGAAGAAGCTTCTGTCTGCCGGAGGATACGATGTGGAGAAGAATAACAGCCGCCTGAAGCTGGCCATCAAGGCTCTGGTCAACAAGGGCTCCCTGCTCCAGGTGAAGGGCAGCGGCGCCTCCGGGTCCTTCAAGCTGAACAAGAAGCAGGAGacgaaggacaaggcggccaagaagaagccagcagctgcggccaagcctaagaagccggcagccaagaaAGCGGCCAAATCTCCGAAGAAGCCCAAGAAGGCTCCGGCCGCGGCCAAGAAAAGCCCGAAAAAAGCCAAGAAGCCCGCAGCAGCCGCCAAGAAAGCGGCAAAGAGCCCCAAGAAGCCGAAGGCCGCTCCAAAGCCCAAGAAGGTGACGAAGAGTCCGGCTAAGAAGGCGGCAAAGCCCAAAGCTGCCAAGAGTCCGGCTAAGAAGGCGACTAAAGCCAAGAAGCCCGCGGCCAAGAAATAA